The Peromyscus maniculatus bairdii isolate BWxNUB_F1_BW_parent chromosome 14, HU_Pman_BW_mat_3.1, whole genome shotgun sequence genomic interval gagaccctgtttccaaagaacaaaacaaaacaagaaaacaaaaccaacaataaaaacTGACAAAGTGAATGAAGGCCTGGAtatgactctgtggttaagaatgctcatttctcttgcagaagacctggttcggttcccagtacccacatctcACAGTTTGCAACCATCTACATCTCCAGTTCCTACATCTCCAGTTCCTAcgtctccagttccaggggctccaacgccctcttctgccctttgaaacaccaggcacacatgtggtgcacagagaaCATGCgaacaaaacatccacacatcaaataaaataaattttgttttgttttgtttttttgagacacgttttctctgtgtggctttggagcctgtcttggaagtcgctctgtagaccaggctggcctccagatctgcctgcctctgcctcccaagtgctgggattaaaggtgtgcgccaccactacctggcaaaataaaaatattttttaaaggtaaatgaGGAATGACTATTTGTTCCAACCATCTCAGTTCTAGGTAAAGACCCAAAGAATTACAATTAGGATCTGGAAAAGATAATTGCCCTACTATGGTAACAACAGCTGGTTTATATAACCCACTCGGGTGTTCACCCATCAGTTGGATGAACTGACAAACAAAATGCAGCACAGTAGAATACTCAACTTATAAAGGAagatctacatagggagtttgaaggGGCATATAAAGtcctaatttaaaaaagaaaaagaaattctgacaCACTACAACACGTACTCCCCTTTATGCTCCGTTAAAGTCAGACATAGAGATATCAAGCCTTCTTTCGGAACTCATTTCTTCCATGGAAGAAAGCTAGCTGTGTCAGGTTCTTTTACAAAAGCTGAGCTGCTGAGAAGTTCTCATTTCTAAGAGACAGAAGGTGCAATTATAACACAGACAAACCTGGTCACCGGGCGGGGCCTCAGCACCCCCCTCGGGGGCGGGGCCTCGGCGCGAGGAGGAGCCGCGTCGTGACGCAGTGACGAGAGacgccggcgcctcagtgggtACGGGTGGGACGGCGCCCCCTGCGGCCCGGCCGCGGGCTCCGGGGGTGCGGGGTGCGGGGGTGCGGGCGGCAGGCAGGGCCGGCGTGGCCCCATGCTGCTGCCGCTGGCCTGCCTGCATGGGCGGGTGGCGCAGTGCCTAACCTCCCTGCTGGTGCTCGCAGAGCCGCTGCCCAGGCCCCGGCGCGGCGCGAAGGCGCGCTGCGCCGCGCCGACCAGCGTGGAGGCGGCCCCGGAGGGAGCGACGATGGCCGCAGAACTGTACCCGCCCGCCGGCGCCTCCGCAGCTACTGCCACCGACATCGCCAACAGCAACGCGGCAGGCGCGGCCGTGGGCAGGAAGGTCGGCCTTTGCTGCCCGCCCTGCCTGGCGCCCGCCCCGCTGCCGCCCTTGCCCGCGCCGCCCGCGCCAGACAACAACAATCCCGAGAGCCCCAACTGGCAGTCCTTCCACCCGACGCTGCGCGAGAGGTGAGCCGACGCCCGCCCCCGGGCTCCGGAGCCCGGGCGCGCGCCGTTCCAGCCCGTGTGCCTCTCCCCCTTGCAGGAATGCGCTCATGTTCAACAACGAGCTGATGGCTGACGTCCACTTCATCGTGGGAGCCCTGGGGGCAGCCAGGCGCGTGCCCGCTCACAAGGTGGGTAGGGGCACAGCCCTGTCCCCTGGCGGGCCTGGCTGAACGCAGTCTCTCTGGACCGTCTTTACAGCCCTGTAGCTCAGGTGACTTTCTTTCATTCACAGTACGTCTTGGCTGTCGGCAGCTCCGTCTTCTATGCCATGTTCTATGGGGACCTTGCGGAAGTCAAGTCAGAAATCCACATTCCTGACGTCGAGCCTGCCGCCTTCCTGGTCTTGTTAAAGTAAGTGCTCTCTCtattctggggctggaaagatggggtGGTTACCTTCCAGTGGTCCCTACATGTTTCCTATAATCCGAGAGCTTGAGCATGGGAGCCCATGAGCTCCTCTTTGAGGCCAGCCCTTGCAATTCCCCAGAAGAGTCCCTGTCTTATTACCCAGGTACATGTACAGCGATGAGATTGATCTGGAGGCCGACACAGTGCTCGCCACTCTGTATGCTGCTAAGAAGTACATTGTGCCTGCATTAGCCAAGGCCTGCGTCAACTTTCTGGAGACAAGCCTGGAAGCCAAAAATGCCTGCGTCCTGCTATCCCAGAGCCGACTGTTTGAGGAACCCGAACTGACCCAGCGCTGCTGGGAAGTCATTGATGCGCAGGCTGAGATGGCCCTGAGGTCAGAAGGCTTCTGTGAAATTGACCGGCAGACCCTGGAGATCATTGTGACCAGGGAGGCCCTCAACACCAAAGAGGCTGTGGTCTTCGAGGCGGTCCTGAACTGGGCTGAGGCAGAGTGCAAGAGACAGGGCCTCCCTGTCACCCCTCACAACAAGAGGCATGTTTTGGGAAGCGCCCTCTATCTAGTCCGAATTCCAACTATGACCCTGGAGGAGTTTGCCAACGGCGCTGCCCAGTCAGACATCCTGACCTTAGAGGAGACCCACAACATCTTCCTCTGGTACACAGCTGCCAACAAGCCCCTCCTCGACTTCCCCCTGACCAAGAGGAAAGGCCTGGCTCCACAGAGGTGCCACCGCTTCCAGTCTTCCGCCTACCGAAGTAACCAGTGGAGGTACCGCGGGCGCTGCGACAGCATCCAGTTTGCAGTGGACAGAAGGGTGTTCATTGCTGGACTGGGCTTATACGGGTCCAGTTCCGGGAAGGCCGAGTACAGTGTGAAGATTGAACTCAAGCGGCTAGGGATGGTCCTAGCTCAGAATCTCACCAAGTTTGTGTCAGACGGGTCCAGCAACACATTCCCAGTCTGGTTTGAGCACCCAGTCCAGGTGGAGCAGGACACCTTCTACACGGCCAGTGCTGTCCTGGACGGCAGTGAGCTCAGCTACTTTGGGCAGGAAGGGATGACGGAAGTGCAGTGTGGAAAGGTAGCCTTCCAGTTCCAGTGCTCCTCGGACAGTACCAATGGGACTGGAGTCCAGGGTGGACAGATTCCAGAGCTCATCTTCTATGCCTGAGGTGTAGGGGTTGGGGTGGACTTGCCCCCAGGCTCTTCTCCATGGAGTCTACCCAGTAAGTGCAGTGGAGGTGCAGGACACTGCCTACTGCCTTACTGATACCATTAAAGGCTTGGCTTACTCTATCAGCCTGAGTCTGAACCAGATGACTTCTCTTTACAGCCACAGCCTAGGAACTGAATTGCAGATGTCCCCTGACCCTGACATGGTATTCCACAGATGGAGGACAGACTTGGGTCCAAGGTAGTCCCAGGTCCCTGCCCAGTGGCACCCAAGCTTCAGGACCCTTGGATTTTCCTCCCATTCTTTTGGATTCTAAGTGGTTCCAGCCTACCTTGAGACCTTCTATTCAAGCCACAAGTTGCTGAAAAGTCACTTAAAATAGTTCCATCCTATTTAAGTGAATTTTCATAATAAAGGTTTCAACAGAACAAGAGCCACTTGTAGCTAAGTGACTGTAGGAATTATTAACGTTCTCTTTCTCACTACTGAGAACATCTCTTCTGTATGAAGTCTGCAGTGCAAAGCAGTTAAAACCAGACCCTGTCTCATCTATGCCTATGTGGCATCTGGGCTGTCTTCCTCTCAAGGGCTGTAGCTAGCGTTCTGCAGGCCACATGTCTGGGTGattgtgtttgttttggggtttttttgagacagggtttctctgtgtaattttggtgcctgtcctggatctcatactgtagaccaggctggcctcgaactcacagagatcctcctggctctgcctcctgagtgctgggattaaaggcgtgcgccgctgcccAGTGTGATTGTGTTTGTTAAAGCACCTCGGTTCTACTGCAGGGTCAGATGTAAGGAGTGGACTGTATGCTGTGCTGcctgctggggtgtgtgtgtggggggggaggggggtaaaCAAGGGTCCATAGGCCCAGGCCTCTACCCTCTCTTGCAGCTGTTTTGTCCTGGAAAAGCACCTGACCTTCAAAGGCCCACTAGCACAAAGGCAGTGGTCTCTGGGGAGAGAGTATGTGCCCTAGCCCAGTGTGCCTAACACCAGAAGCCTGGCCCTGTTGGGACTCCACTCTATCCTCCCAGACCCTCTGCTCTAGCCCTCCGTGAGTTGATACTTCAGAAACCATGAAAACCCCATGCCTGCATATGGGAAGGGCCATGGCTAGAGGGCACCTGTTCCTGGAACTTCTTCCCTCAAGTGTTAGGAGGCCCCTGCCTTTCTCAAGGTATCTGCTAGGGTCCCAACATGAAGCATTATACTCTTCCCTTTGGTCCTGAGCCACATTTGACAGGCAGTGGTGGGAAGCCTTCCAAGTCTGCACCAGAAATAAAACCCTACTGGCTGTATTTCCCACAAATTTTAGGAAACATTTCTTACCTTTAGGGCTCTGTACTTTGACCTGACATCCCTCTGCTCTGAGCACCTTAGCATGTTAGTTTCCAGAGGGTAATATCTGAGCCAGCCTACCTATAGCCGGTGCGTTGATGCAGAGCTCCCTCGCCAAGAGCAGGAACGTCTTCCCCAGCACGTACACATTCACCTGTGACAAAAAGAACACAACTAGGAATGAACTGCTATTCAAGGAAACAtttgctgctttttcttttttcataatttttgttgttttgttttgtttttcagacagggtctctctgtgtagccctggctgtcttagaacttgctctgtggaccaggctggcctggaactcagatctgcctgcctctgcctctggggtgctgggtaaaggcctgcgccaccacatCCTGCTCAGCTGCTGTTTTCTTAAAGTGCCTGTTTCACTGTACTGTCTTCAAAGAACCCATTGCCAGAGCCCCTGCTGGACTGTGGAAAATCCACTCCATGACTTTCCGCTGGTCTCCACACCAGGAGGGCCAACCTTCTTCCTGTTTGGCTGCCTAGACTCCCCTAACCTTGTCAGTGGTTGCTTAGAAAAGTTCTGTGAGGGTACACACTAGAGTATGGTAACACAGTACAGAGTTATGCCTAATTTTGAATCAACCCAAGACTGGTACACCACACAATGGCTACTCTTCCTCTACCTTCCAGTCCCATAGATCTCTGTTTACTTGCTGGAACCCCAACTGTTTCCTCCACTCCCCTCACCTCAAGTCCTTATCTGCCATGGGGCCTGCTGGCCACCTGCCATAGTTCTTCCTTGCCAGAGGAGGTAAGCAGTGGGATAAGTCCAGCCTGGAAAGGCTGTGCCTAGGGTTGGAGTGGTAGGAGTACTAGCAGTTGTCAGGAAAGCCAAGGTATAGCCAGTGTACAGAACCCCTAATGTGCAGTTCAGTATCAGTGCAGCACTGTACGGATTAGCCTGGGATACTCAGGCCTGCCTCAACCCTAGAGGCTCCTCCCATCCTCAGCTACCTGAAAACCCCACTGCACTCATGCCAGGCCGCTTCTGGGACCCCTGGGCCTTACAGATATGACTGGTCTAGCcttctgcctctggcctcctcaaaGAACTCCCTCACCTAATCAAGCCTAGCCTGTGGGACCTCTAAGCCCTGTTTCTTGGCATGAAAGTGATACCCCCCTAGATGTTGACATATGTCAAGAGACAAAGTCTAAGGGATGATACACAATGGGATCTTCATTACATGAAGGACTAGAGGGAGAGATTTGTGACTTGTCAACTTGGTACATCAACCCAGTTGAGAAGGCCAGGTTCAGCCGCCATGGCGAATCAGCAGTGGGCTGGTTACCTTCCATCCTGGCTGGACACAAGTATCTTCCTGAGGCCTTCATGAGGACTGGTAGGTCAAAGTGCACTTTCTGAAGTAATTCTACCTGTCTGCAGTTTCAAGGGTCATCTACAAAACTATGGTGTGCATGACTATATGGCCTATGTGAGTATTCATGTACGGTATGGAAACATGGGAGTATGTGATGTAAGCATATGCACAAGTCATATGGTATATAGTCTGTTCAAGTATGCAAGTAAGTGTGCTCCTATAGGAGCACTCTGTTCCTGAAGCATCCTTTCAGGTTCCCACAGACATCCAGGTCTCCACTCCAGTGGTATGGCCAAAGCTGGCTTTGACCTCCATCTACCTACCACAAACTCCTTCactatcttgttttgtttttgtttttgtttttcgggacagggtttctctgtgtagctttgcgcctttcctggaactcacttggtagccaaggctggcctcgaactcacagagatctgcctggttctgcctcccgagtgctgggattaaaggcgtgtgccaccactgcccggcccttcaCTATCTTAACCTTGGGTTCCAGATGGATATGTCTGACGAGAATAAATAGACTTCAAGTGTAAATCCAAAGTTTTGACACTTTCCAGGggatggagagacggctcagtggtacAGAGCTCCTGCTTCTCATGCAGAAGcctggggtttggttcccagcaccgacatggtggctcacgaccatttctaactccagttccagaggatccaacaccctcttttggcctctatgggtacCAGGGACACAGGtggttcatacacatacatgtaggcaaatgctcatacaaataaatctaaaagaaaaattattttaaagaatacttTCTAGAGATAGTTTTTTAAGCATCTGGGactacaagtgtgtaccactgtacctggcttctAGGCACACTAATACTGGTAGGTACTGTTAGACACCATTACATTGACAATTCACTCTCCTATGCTGTGGCTGACGGCGGTCTGTCTGCCTTTGGCATTCATGTGAATCAGGGAAAAGAGGCTTTAACTCAGGGTCTCTGCCCATTCTACTCTTTGACTCCTTTCTTCAGAGCAGCCAGGCCCACCAGAGGCCTCCAGACATGGGCAGGAGCCCCACCCAGGTAAGAGCAAAAGTGTCTTGTCTGAAGGTCAGGCAAGGCCTGGCCCCAGGGAGATCTTACAAGAAACCAAAGAACATACTGTGATGCTCTGGGGCAGGGACAGCCTCGTATGGTCCTCCCCTGCATGCCCCTCACACTCCATTTTGTCAGCATAGCTCTACCAAGAAGAGTAGTCTGTAGCCACCCAGACTACACAGCTGGCCAGACTTCAGCCTTTCCGGTGGCATGCCACCTTCTATCCTGACAGGCTGGGCTGTTCTCCCACTTCCAAAGCTGTGCAGCCAAAGATGACTGGCTGGTGCACCTGTTTTCCTCTAAGAGGAGTCCAAGCTACTTCTGGCGCTGCCCTGGCCCCCATCCTTTCTAGGAGGCTGGAATCAGATGGAAACAGTCATGTGGCCATGCTCTGAACTGAGTACAATACATTCAAAGGTGGAGTCAATGGATTATCGCAATTCCAACAGGTTATTTTTAGCTTGACCAAAAAATATTTCAGCAATAGCTTCTGAGAGATGCCATTTATAAAGACAGCTGGGAGGCCAAAAATACAAGGCACCATCTGACTGGAATCTAACTGTTAGTCTTTGGAGACACTGAGTCATGAGCAACCAGGAGCAGTAGCCTGGGCTATGGGCTCTCAGGACCCCTGGGGGTTTCCTGATCAGGGTTCCCATTCAGGGTGAATTTGTGGGCATTTATTCTACTTCCTGGTCCATAATGTCACTGTGGCTCTCAGGGAGTGGTCTGGGGACTTCGGTTAGTCTCCACCCAGCCGCCACACACAGTAGGTCAGCGGGGCAACAGTGCAGTCTCCTTGCCCCTCTCTCCTTCGCTGCCTTTGAAGGGACCTAGGTGCATCTTCTCTAGATGTTCAGTTACTCGGAGGTGAACAGTGCACGGACActgtggcacccacctttaatcccagcactgcagatgCAAAGGCCGGCGGATCTGAGTCCCAGGCTCacttgggctacatgaaacccggtcttaaaaacaacagaaacaagcaaCACAACAAAACCACTTTATCTGAATCCAGAAAACCAATGGCCCTAAACAGACTGTACGTATGAGGGTTTCCCAGAGTCTGAAATGCATGCAATGGGGTCCAATATTCccttaaaaaaagaatcttcatggggctggagagatggctcagcggttaaaagcatctggctgctcttccagaggacctaagttcaattcctgcaacctcatggtggctcacaaccatctgtaacgagatctggtgccctcttctggtctgcaggcatacatgcagatagaacactgtatacataataaataaataaaatctttaaaaaaaaaaacttctttgccTTAGACTAAATTTCACAAAGGTCTCTCAAGTGATTCTAAGGCTGAGCCACTAGGCTCTAATActgtagctgtgagctgccctcaCCTACTGAGGCCCCAACCTCTGGCCACACAAGCTTCACCACCCTGAACACAAAGGCTGCTGCGTACTATAGCGAGCAGCACAGATTGGTCTCCAGGTTTATGGAAGCACAGGCTGTGGCCCTATAATGCCCTCAGGGCAGAAAGACTTAAGGAAGGTGATCTACCTGGAGCAGGTCGCTGAGGTCGAGGAGCATGTCTGCAGCCAGAGTTAAGGAGTGTTTGCATGGAGGCTACCAGGGCTGCACACCACGGAGCTGGACCTCATCTGTCACATCCAAGTTCATCATCTGACCAGAGAGGAAAAGGCCCTGGTGGAACCTAACCAGTCCCTGTGTCTCCAGGCACTGAGGGTTCCTCTGGGAATCTGTTTTAAGGATAGAGAGCTACAAGAGAGAGTGGAGGCAAGGATCGGTGAAAGGGTCGGTGAGACCAGAAATGGGGGCTTCAGGTGTTTACTGTCCAGACAAAGCATGGGATGGACCAAACTAGGAACCTCCAAGTCACCATTCGGGGAGTCAGCAGGGCAACTCCTAGGGGACAGAAACAGACGTTACAGCAAGGCAGTGAGCACCTACCGAACACTGCCAGTGGGGCTCTGATGTG includes:
- the Btbd6 gene encoding BTB/POZ domain-containing protein 6 isoform X1; translated protein: MLLPLACLHGRVAQCLTSLLVLAEPLPRPRRGAKARCAAPTSVEAAPEGATMAAELYPPAGASAATATDIANSNAAGAAVGRKVGLCCPPCLAPAPLPPLPAPPAPDNNNPESPNWQSFHPTLRERNALMFNNELMADVHFIVGALGAARRVPAHKYVLAVGSSVFYAMFYGDLAEVKSEIHIPDVEPAAFLVLLKYMYSDEIDLEADTVLATLYAAKKYIVPALAKACVNFLETSLEAKNACVLLSQSRLFEEPELTQRCWEVIDAQAEMALRSEGFCEIDRQTLEIIVTREALNTKEAVVFEAVLNWAEAECKRQGLPVTPHNKRHVLGSALYLVRIPTMTLEEFANGAAQSDILTLEETHNIFLWYTAANKPLLDFPLTKRKGLAPQRCHRFQSSAYRSNQWRYRGRCDSIQFAVDRRVFIAGLGLYGSSSGKAEYSVKIELKRLGMVLAQNLTKFVSDGSSNTFPVWFEHPVQVEQDTFYTASAVLDGSELSYFGQEGMTEVQCGKVAFQFQCSSDSTNGTGVQGGQIPELIFYA
- the Btbd6 gene encoding BTB/POZ domain-containing protein 6 isoform X2: MAAELYPPAGASAATATDIANSNAAGAAVGRKVGLCCPPCLAPAPLPPLPAPPAPDNNNPESPNWQSFHPTLRERNALMFNNELMADVHFIVGALGAARRVPAHKYVLAVGSSVFYAMFYGDLAEVKSEIHIPDVEPAAFLVLLKYMYSDEIDLEADTVLATLYAAKKYIVPALAKACVNFLETSLEAKNACVLLSQSRLFEEPELTQRCWEVIDAQAEMALRSEGFCEIDRQTLEIIVTREALNTKEAVVFEAVLNWAEAECKRQGLPVTPHNKRHVLGSALYLVRIPTMTLEEFANGAAQSDILTLEETHNIFLWYTAANKPLLDFPLTKRKGLAPQRCHRFQSSAYRSNQWRYRGRCDSIQFAVDRRVFIAGLGLYGSSSGKAEYSVKIELKRLGMVLAQNLTKFVSDGSSNTFPVWFEHPVQVEQDTFYTASAVLDGSELSYFGQEGMTEVQCGKVAFQFQCSSDSTNGTGVQGGQIPELIFYA